In Poecilia reticulata strain Guanapo linkage group LG17, Guppy_female_1.0+MT, whole genome shotgun sequence, the following proteins share a genomic window:
- the LOC103479556 gene encoding insulin-like growth factor-binding protein 1, producing MLEFSEKLTFVXAVALAVMALGRSSPVVGPEPIRCAPCTQQKLSDCPAVSADCKQVLREPGCGCCMACALEKGASCGVHTAHCGEGLRCTPRPGEARPLHALTRGQGVCADDEGQEAGDEVQEHGSAPYLLGLDLPSDHQDTAEMHESLKARVNAIRNKLVQQGPCHVELHAALDMIASSQQQLGDKFTTFYLPNCDKHGYYKPKQCESSLVGPPVRCWCVSSWNGKKLPGSSDLLADAPCQQEVAL from the exons ATGCTTGAATTTTCTGAGAAGCTGACATTTGTTRCGGCAGTGGCTCTGGCCGTCATGGCTTTGGGGCGTTCATCCCCAGTGGTGGGTCCCGAGCCCATCCGCTGCGCTCCTTGCACGCAGCAGAAGCTGAGCGACTGTCCTGCAGTCTCTGCTGACTGCAAGCAAGTGCTGAGGGAGCCTGGCTGTGGTTGCTGCATGGCATGCGCTCTGGAGAAAGGTGCTTCCTGTGGTGTTCACACAGCCCACTGCGGTGAGGGGCTCCGCTGCACTCCTAGGCCGGGTGAGGCCAGACCACTCCATGCCCTGACCAGAGGACAGGGAGTGTGCGCCGATGACGAGGGACAAG AAGCAGGTGATGAAGTCCAAGAACATGGCTCTGCGCCATACCTGTTAGGACTTGACCTCCCCTCTGACCACCAAGACACTGCTGAGATGCATGAGAGCTTGAAAGCCAGAGTTAACGCCATCCGCAACAAACTGGTACAGCAG ggTCCCTGTCATGTTGAACTGCACGCAGCACTGGATATGATTGCCAGCTCTCAGCAGCAATTAGGAGATAAGTTCACAACCTTTTATCTCCCAAATTGTGACAAGCACGGCTACTACAAACCCAAGCAG TGCGAGTCATCTCTGGTTGGACCACCTGTTCGCTGCTGGTGTGTTTCTTCTTGGAATGGGAAGAAGCTGCCAGGATCCAGCGACCTTCTCGCCGATGCCCCGTGCCAGCAAGAAGTTGCTCTCTAA